A part of Chitinimonas koreensis genomic DNA contains:
- the ompR gene encoding osmolarity response regulator transcription factor OmpR — MQRYLNEQGFSVDAFEDASRLETRLQRNRPALVLLDLMLPGEDGLSVCRRLRAMGDNIPIIMLTARGDDIDRIIGLEMGADDYLPKPFNPRELLARINAVLRRQKEPSALAAPLTEGEVFEFGPYRLEIASRRLSRDGEPIPLTNAEFALLRVFASHPRVPLSRERLMELARGREHEAFDRSIDVQVSRLRKLIEDKVAEPRYLQTVWGFGYVFVPDGGDR; from the coding sequence GTGCAGCGCTATCTGAACGAACAGGGTTTCTCGGTCGACGCCTTCGAGGACGCCAGCCGGCTCGAGACCCGGCTGCAGCGCAACCGGCCGGCGCTGGTGCTGCTGGACCTGATGCTGCCCGGCGAGGACGGCCTGTCGGTCTGCCGCCGGCTGCGCGCGATGGGCGACAACATCCCGATCATCATGCTGACCGCGCGCGGCGACGACATCGACCGCATCATCGGCCTCGAGATGGGCGCCGACGACTACCTGCCCAAGCCGTTCAACCCGCGCGAACTGCTGGCCCGCATCAACGCCGTGCTGCGGCGGCAGAAGGAGCCGTCGGCGCTGGCGGCGCCGCTGACCGAGGGCGAGGTGTTCGAGTTCGGTCCCTACCGGCTGGAGATCGCCAGCCGCCGGCTGAGCCGCGACGGCGAGCCGATCCCGCTGACCAATGCCGAGTTCGCCCTGCTGCGCGTGTTCGCCAGCCACCCGCGCGTGCCGCTGTCGCGCGAGCGGCTGATGGAACTGGCGCGCGGCCGCGAGCACGAGGCCTTCGACCGCAGCATCGACGTGCAGGTGTCGCGCCTCCGCAAGCTGATCGAGGACAAGGTGGCCGAGCCGCGCTATCTGCAGACCGTGTGGGGCTTCGGCTACGTGTTCGTGCCGGACGGCGGGGACAGGTAA
- a CDS encoding ATP-binding protein, producing MPIPLHRLFPRTIFWRLAALTALALLLSLAFVVGLFGYARQQLVANQVAEQAAEQLAAIEDALDGLTPAEQLDWLQRSQRGYAPHLRSRGAPPPAPYAPPLGPLERAIAAALHDKIPGSGEVREAPPPRRQLWVRVSMLGKPYWLVIPLGRYRADPTWTLAATATIFALAALAVAALFAWRINRPLRELRLAAGRLGRGERPEPLPETGPLEVKELSASFNRMLADLDATERERGVMLAGISHDLRTPLARLKLGVEMMADDSLRDGMREDVEDIERILGQFIDFARGLGNEQAREGDPAELARGVVARYARGGCAVELLLDDELPLVPLRPLALSRALANLIDNARRYGAAPYSLGVHADAGSLRFVVGDRGPGIPADQIATALQPFQRLDSARRADGGSGLGLAIVERIARQHGGTLALDPRDGGGLLATIRLPLALG from the coding sequence ATGCCCATCCCGCTCCACCGCCTGTTCCCGCGCACCATCTTCTGGCGCCTGGCCGCGCTGACCGCGCTGGCGCTGCTGCTGAGCCTGGCCTTCGTGGTCGGCCTGTTCGGCTATGCGCGCCAGCAGCTGGTCGCCAACCAGGTGGCCGAGCAGGCGGCCGAGCAGCTGGCTGCCATCGAGGACGCGCTCGACGGCCTGACGCCGGCCGAGCAGCTCGACTGGCTGCAGCGCAGCCAGCGCGGCTACGCGCCGCACCTGCGCAGCCGCGGCGCGCCGCCGCCGGCGCCCTACGCGCCGCCGCTCGGGCCGCTCGAGCGTGCCATCGCCGCCGCGCTGCACGACAAGATCCCCGGCAGCGGCGAGGTACGCGAGGCGCCGCCGCCCCGGCGCCAGCTGTGGGTGCGCGTCAGCATGCTGGGCAAGCCCTACTGGCTGGTGATCCCGCTCGGCCGCTACCGCGCCGATCCGACCTGGACGCTGGCGGCCACCGCCACCATCTTCGCGCTGGCCGCGCTGGCGGTGGCGGCGCTGTTCGCCTGGCGCATCAACCGGCCGTTGCGCGAACTGCGGCTGGCGGCCGGCCGGCTCGGCCGCGGCGAGCGGCCCGAGCCGCTGCCCGAGACCGGCCCGCTCGAGGTGAAGGAGCTGTCGGCCAGCTTCAACCGCATGCTGGCCGACCTCGACGCCACCGAGCGCGAGCGCGGCGTGATGCTGGCCGGCATCTCGCACGACCTGCGCACGCCGCTGGCGCGGCTCAAGCTCGGCGTCGAGATGATGGCCGACGACAGCCTGCGCGACGGCATGCGCGAGGATGTCGAGGACATCGAGCGCATCCTCGGCCAGTTCATCGATTTCGCCCGCGGCCTGGGCAACGAGCAAGCGCGCGAGGGCGACCCGGCCGAGCTGGCGCGCGGCGTGGTGGCGCGCTATGCGCGCGGCGGCTGCGCGGTGGAACTGCTGCTCGACGACGAACTGCCGCTGGTGCCGCTGCGGCCGCTGGCGCTGAGCCGGGCGCTGGCCAACCTGATCGACAATGCGCGCCGCTACGGTGCGGCGCCCTACTCGCTCGGCGTGCACGCCGACGCCGGATCGCTGCGCTTCGTGGTCGGCGACCGCGGCCCCGGCATCCCGGCCGACCAGATCGCCACCGCGCTGCAGCCGTTCCAGCGGCTGGACAGCGCGCGCCGCGCCGACGGCGGCAGCGGCCTCGGTCTCGCCATCGTCGAGCGCATCGCGCGCCAGCACGGCGGCACGCTGGCGCTGGACCCGCGCGACGGCGGCGGGCTGCTGGCGACGATCCGGTTGCCGCTGGCGCTAGGCTGA
- a CDS encoding phosphate/phosphite/phosphonate ABC transporter substrate-binding protein, which translates to MEWKRKLILALLAGLGLVGTVHADKGPLCLAVSEGSSGQGDIGQVKDKYRPLGEELGRALERPVKIRVLSYGALLQTLRQGECELVYTRTAYIAGWAIRDAQYKLMAANTGSKQVVVIAPAGNRYASVRDLRGKRVAMPDLQSDLSRVLLAMLRDAGLKPDDLHVQTTSQQDSIIFGLDSQLSDAGVLTSNSKAAREWAKKGGLVALKSRPLPNWSFLASPKVGDDGGKLQQALLGLNQSAAGRKALQEANLDSLVEAKPADYVAVVDWVGAPG; encoded by the coding sequence ATGGAATGGAAGCGGAAGCTGATATTGGCCCTGCTGGCCGGGCTCGGCCTGGTCGGCACCGTGCATGCCGACAAGGGGCCGCTGTGCCTGGCGGTGTCCGAGGGCAGCTCGGGCCAGGGCGACATCGGCCAGGTCAAGGACAAGTACCGTCCGCTCGGCGAGGAGCTCGGCCGGGCGCTCGAGCGGCCGGTCAAGATCCGCGTGCTGAGCTACGGCGCGCTGCTGCAGACGCTGCGCCAGGGCGAGTGCGAACTGGTCTATACCCGCACCGCCTATATCGCCGGCTGGGCGATCCGCGACGCGCAGTACAAGCTGATGGCGGCCAATACCGGCAGCAAGCAGGTGGTGGTGATCGCCCCGGCGGGCAATCGCTACGCTTCGGTGCGCGATCTGCGCGGCAAGCGGGTGGCGATGCCCGACCTGCAGAGCGACCTGTCGCGCGTGCTGCTGGCCATGCTGCGCGATGCCGGCCTCAAGCCCGACGACCTGCACGTGCAGACCACCAGCCAGCAGGATTCGATCATCTTCGGCCTCGACAGCCAGCTCAGCGACGCCGGCGTGCTGACCTCCAATTCCAAGGCCGCGCGCGAATGGGCCAAGAAGGGCGGCCTGGTGGCGCTGAAGAGCCGGCCGCTGCCGAACTGGTCCTTCCTCGCCAGCCCCAAGGTCGGCGACGATGGCGGCAAGCTGCAGCAGGCGCTGCTCGGCCTGAACCAGAGCGCGGCCGGCCGCAAGGCGCTGCAGGAAGCCAATCTCGACAGCCTGGTCGAAGCGAAGCCGGCCGATTACGTGGCGGTGGTCGACTGGGTCGGCGCGCCGGGTTAG
- a CDS encoding SRPBCC family protein — protein MRMLKKILLGAAIVAVLLAAVGLALPSHFEVYRTTRIDAPPARVFALVDAPREWKRWTVWNRRDPAMKIAYGGPERGVNASWSWQSATEGNGSMTFVAIEPGRKMSYRLEFPDFGMTSIGVVLVEPEGSGSKVTWTNEGELGMNPVNRYFGLFMDRMVGPDFEAGLANLKALAEQPG, from the coding sequence ATGCGCATGCTCAAGAAGATCCTGCTCGGCGCCGCCATCGTGGCGGTGTTGCTGGCCGCCGTCGGCCTGGCGCTGCCCAGCCATTTCGAGGTGTACCGCACGACCCGGATCGACGCCCCGCCGGCCAGGGTGTTCGCCCTGGTCGATGCGCCGCGCGAATGGAAGCGCTGGACGGTGTGGAACCGGCGCGACCCGGCGATGAAGATCGCGTACGGAGGCCCCGAGCGCGGCGTGAACGCGAGCTGGAGCTGGCAGAGCGCGACCGAGGGCAACGGCAGCATGACCTTCGTCGCGATCGAGCCGGGCCGCAAGATGAGCTACCGGCTCGAATTCCCCGACTTCGGCATGACCTCGATCGGCGTGGTGCTGGTCGAGCCGGAAGGCAGCGGCAGCAAGGTGACCTGGACCAACGAGGGCGAGCTCGGCATGAATCCGGTCAACCGCTATTTCGGGCTGTTCATGGACCGCATGGTGGGGCCGGATTTCGAGGCCGGGCTGGCCAACCTGAAGGCGCTGGCGGAGCAGCCGGGCTGA